A region from the Sulfurospirillum oryzae genome encodes:
- the dapB gene encoding 4-hydroxy-tetrahydrodipicolinate reductase, translating into MIHVGIHGSTGRVGRLLIENLTKDKEAKPYVLHAIEDFGFTPPKDAVVTDDVLTLLQKADVVIDFTIGIGTEALLENALKHPTPLVIGTTGLNEHQHNLLKEAANNMPILYSTNMSLGVAVLNRLVELASKSLSDFDIEIVEQHHRFKKDAPSGTALTLGEHAARGRGLNLDDVRVSGRNGLIGERTKDEIAIMALRGGDIVGRHTVGFYNDGEFIEMNHTATSRDTFAKGAIKAAKWIINQPNGLYTISDCLGL; encoded by the coding sequence ATGATACACGTTGGAATTCACGGCTCAACTGGTAGAGTAGGGAGATTACTCATTGAGAATCTTACCAAAGATAAAGAGGCAAAACCTTATGTTTTGCATGCGATTGAAGATTTTGGATTTACACCTCCAAAAGATGCAGTTGTTACCGATGATGTGCTAACACTTTTACAAAAAGCGGATGTTGTTATTGATTTTACGATTGGAATAGGCACGGAAGCATTGCTTGAAAATGCTTTAAAGCACCCAACGCCATTAGTCATCGGTACAACAGGCCTCAATGAGCATCAACACAATCTTTTAAAAGAAGCAGCAAACAATATGCCTATTCTTTACTCAACCAATATGTCTTTAGGTGTAGCCGTTTTGAATCGTTTAGTGGAGCTTGCTTCAAAAAGCCTCAGTGATTTTGATATCGAGATCGTAGAACAGCATCACCGCTTTAAAAAAGATGCTCCAAGTGGCACAGCATTAACCCTTGGTGAGCATGCAGCCCGCGGACGTGGACTTAATCTAGACGATGTACGTGTTAGTGGACGTAATGGTCTTATTGGCGAGCGTACCAAAGATGAGATTGCTATAATGGCACTCCGCGGTGGTGACATTGTAGGACGTCACACCGTAGGATTTTACAATGATGGTGAATTTATTGAGATGAACCATACAGCAACCAGTCGTGATACCTTTGCCAAAGGCGCAATTAAGGCCGCAAAGTGGATCATCAATCAACCTAATGGTCTTTATACAATTAGTGACTGCTTAGGTCTTTAA
- the rlmB gene encoding 23S rRNA (guanosine(2251)-2'-O)-methyltransferase RlmB, with protein MIIYGKQLFLHLLNHYPSRIETVFLPKKCEPKLFSQIARVTQKICTIDERKAQAMSHGGNHQGFLAEIKDLELTPFNEIKHGSFLVILDEVTDVGNIGAIVRSAYAFGADGLILSGMKTCNLEAILRTSSAAAFELPIALCPSTRDMLNELKQIGFTLYGADMGGVDVKEVTFAPKRALIMGSEGKGLSPKVKERLDTIVSIKMARAFDSLNVSAAAAVLCDRIANG; from the coding sequence ATGATAATCTATGGAAAACAACTCTTTTTACATCTGTTAAATCACTATCCTTCAAGGATCGAGACGGTATTCTTACCCAAAAAGTGTGAACCTAAACTCTTCTCGCAGATCGCTCGCGTAACGCAAAAGATTTGTACCATTGATGAGCGAAAAGCACAAGCCATGAGCCATGGAGGAAACCATCAGGGCTTTCTTGCCGAAATTAAAGATCTTGAACTCACCCCTTTTAATGAGATCAAGCACGGCTCTTTTTTGGTTATTTTGGACGAAGTGACAGATGTTGGAAACATTGGTGCCATTGTACGTAGTGCCTATGCTTTTGGCGCAGATGGCTTGATTTTAAGTGGTATGAAAACGTGTAATTTGGAAGCCATTTTACGAACAAGTAGTGCTGCAGCCTTTGAATTGCCGATTGCGTTATGTCCTTCAACACGTGATATGCTCAATGAACTCAAGCAAATAGGGTTTACACTCTATGGTGCTGATATGGGTGGCGTTGACGTAAAAGAAGTGACATTTGCACCTAAACGAGCTTTAATTATGGGAAGTGAAGGCAAAGGATTGTCTCCTAAAGTAAAAGAGCGATTAGATACGATTGTATCAATCAAAATGGCAAGAGCATTTGACTCTTTAAACGTGAGTGCAGCCGCTGCTGTGCTTTGTGATAGGATTGCCAATGGATAA
- a CDS encoding YraN family protein: MSLKVGKEAEERASSYLEKEGYTIFMRNFHSKFGEIDIIAKKENILHFCEVKFSQNYDPITRITPSKMAKIIKTINYYLLTHATTDDYQIDAILVTPKTIEIIKNITY; this comes from the coding sequence ATGAGTCTAAAAGTAGGTAAAGAAGCTGAAGAGAGGGCTTCTTCCTATTTAGAAAAAGAAGGCTACACTATTTTTATGCGAAATTTTCACTCCAAATTTGGCGAGATAGACATTATCGCAAAAAAAGAGAATATTCTTCATTTTTGCGAAGTTAAATTTTCACAAAACTATGATCCTATTACACGTATAACGCCCTCTAAAATGGCTAAAATCATTAAAACAATTAACTATTATTTATTGACGCATGCTACCACAGATGATTACCAAATTGATGCTATTTTAGTAACGCCCAAAACAATAGAAATAATAAAAAATATTACTTACTAA
- the purF gene encoding amidophosphoribosyltransferase: MCAIVGVFDVKHASKIAYYALFAMQHRGQEATGISASDGKKIRTIKDNGLVTEVFNEDKLSFLHGDMAIGHNRYSTAGSDSVRDAQPVAASYKLGDISIVHNGNLINKHEVRSKLVEQGAIFQSSMDTENIIHLIARSQQGKLKDRIIEALHVIKGAYCLLIQSRSKMFAVRDRYGVRPLSIGKLKEGGYIVASETCALDLVDAEFVRDVRPGEMVIFQHGKDEFESIQLFEPDPHICAFEFIYFARPDSVIEGKNVYAARKKMGMKLAELAPVDADFVIPVPDSGVSAALGYAQASGIPFEMAIVRNHYVGRTFIEPTQAVRDLKVKLKLSPIHKILEGKKIVVIDDSIVRGTTSRQIVKMLKRAGAAEVHMRIAAPTIEHPCLYGIDTPSYKELISANKNVEEVREYIEADSLAFLSIEALKESIGNDMNYSLVSFDGNYFIK; this comes from the coding sequence ATGTGTGCGATTGTTGGTGTATTTGATGTAAAACATGCTTCTAAAATAGCCTATTATGCTCTGTTCGCGATGCAACACCGCGGACAAGAGGCAACAGGTATCAGTGCCAGTGATGGCAAGAAAATCAGAACGATTAAAGATAATGGTTTAGTTACCGAAGTTTTTAACGAAGACAAACTCTCTTTCTTACATGGTGATATGGCAATTGGTCATAACCGTTATTCAACTGCAGGAAGTGACTCTGTAAGAGATGCACAACCCGTTGCTGCAAGTTATAAGCTTGGTGACATTTCGATTGTTCACAATGGAAATTTAATTAATAAGCATGAAGTGCGAAGCAAGCTTGTTGAACAAGGCGCTATTTTTCAATCTTCTATGGACACCGAAAATATTATTCATTTAATTGCTCGCTCGCAACAAGGAAAACTTAAAGATCGTATCATCGAAGCTTTACATGTCATTAAAGGTGCTTACTGTCTTTTGATCCAAAGTAGATCCAAGATGTTTGCTGTGCGTGATCGTTACGGTGTACGTCCTTTGTCAATTGGTAAATTAAAAGAGGGTGGTTATATCGTTGCGAGTGAGACGTGTGCGCTTGATCTTGTAGACGCTGAGTTTGTAAGAGATGTAAGACCTGGAGAAATGGTTATTTTTCAACATGGTAAAGATGAGTTTGAAAGCATTCAACTTTTTGAGCCAGATCCGCATATCTGCGCCTTTGAATTTATCTATTTTGCTCGTCCTGACAGTGTCATTGAAGGTAAAAATGTTTATGCGGCACGCAAAAAAATGGGTATGAAGCTTGCAGAACTAGCTCCAGTTGACGCAGATTTTGTTATTCCCGTACCTGATAGTGGCGTAAGTGCAGCGCTTGGCTATGCGCAAGCAAGTGGAATTCCTTTTGAAATGGCAATTGTTCGAAATCATTACGTTGGAAGAACGTTTATCGAGCCTACGCAAGCGGTGCGTGATTTGAAAGTTAAACTGAAACTCTCTCCTATTCATAAGATTTTAGAGGGCAAGAAGATCGTAGTGATTGATGATAGTATTGTAAGAGGTACAACTTCACGCCAGATTGTTAAAATGCTAAAACGCGCAGGTGCTGCTGAAGTGCATATGCGCATTGCAGCTCCGACGATTGAACATCCTTGCTTGTATGGTATTGATACACCAAGCTATAAAGAGCTTATTAGTGCCAATAAAAATGTCGAAGAAGTCAGAGAGTACATTGAAGCAGATTCATTGGCCTTTTTAAGTATTGAAGCACTTAAAGAGAGCATTGGTAATGATATGAACTATTCACTGGTTAGTTTTGATGGAAACTATTTTATTAAATAA
- the hisIE gene encoding bifunctional phosphoribosyl-AMP cyclohydrolase/phosphoribosyl-ATP diphosphatase HisIE, protein MSSTLLNSIDWKTSPLLPVIAQDVNSGEVLMLAYMNEEALSLTLQTGLAHYYSRSRQSLWKKGETSGHLQHVKEAYLDCDSDTLLLKVEQEGVACHTGRSSCFFNRIDVEETPKEPAKEIEAYSISDKIYHIIQERKKADPKSSYVASLLHKGDNSILKKVVEEAGEFCFACKDNDNKEIIYEAADLMFHALVALGAKNIHPSLITKELERRFGLSGIEEKNSRNEH, encoded by the coding sequence ATGAGTTCAACACTTTTAAATTCTATCGACTGGAAAACTTCACCGCTTCTACCTGTCATTGCGCAGGATGTTAATAGCGGTGAAGTATTGATGCTTGCCTATATGAATGAAGAAGCACTCTCTTTAACCTTGCAAACAGGACTTGCGCACTACTACTCTAGAAGTCGCCAAAGTCTTTGGAAAAAGGGCGAAACCAGCGGGCACCTTCAACATGTCAAAGAGGCTTATTTGGATTGTGATAGCGATACATTATTGCTTAAAGTGGAACAAGAGGGTGTTGCTTGTCATACAGGACGCTCTTCGTGCTTTTTTAATCGTATTGATGTCGAAGAAACCCCTAAAGAGCCAGCCAAAGAGATTGAGGCTTATTCGATTAGCGACAAGATTTATCATATTATTCAAGAGCGAAAGAAGGCTGATCCTAAAAGCTCTTATGTGGCATCACTGCTACACAAAGGCGATAACAGCATCTTGAAAAAAGTTGTCGAAGAAGCGGGTGAATTTTGCTTTGCCTGTAAAGATAATGATAACAAAGAAATTATCTATGAAGCAGCTGATCTTATGTTCCATGCCCTTGTAGCTCTTGGCGCTAAGAACATTCATCCATCGCTTATTACCAAAGAACTTGAGAGACGCTTTGGACTGAGTGGAATAGAGGAGAAAAATAGCCGCAATGAACACTGA
- a CDS encoding NAD(P)/FAD-dependent oxidoreductase, with protein sequence MLDLAIIGGGPAGLSAGLYATRGGLKNVVMFEKGLPGGQITSSSEIENYPGSAQILSGLDFMAPWSEQCMRFGLKHAMEEVTRISKNEDGTFQISLAGGKSEQAKSVIVCTGSTPKKANFEGEAELFGKGVSTCATCDGFFYKNREVVALGGGDTALEEALYLSHICSKVYLVHRRDTFRASPSTIEKVKNNPKIELVLNVTVKKAYGDKMGLNGIIVVDDAGKERDIAVPGVFVFVGMNVNNAILKQEDGSFLCEIDENGNVVVDLNMKTSVKGLFAAGDLRIKASKQVVCAAGDGATAGIQALEYVNH encoded by the coding sequence ATGTTAGATCTAGCAATTATTGGCGGTGGCCCAGCAGGACTAAGTGCTGGATTGTACGCAACACGCGGCGGTTTAAAAAACGTGGTGATGTTTGAAAAAGGTCTTCCTGGCGGACAAATCACCAGTAGTAGTGAAATAGAAAATTATCCAGGAAGTGCGCAAATATTAAGCGGTTTAGATTTTATGGCACCTTGGTCAGAACAGTGTATGCGTTTTGGTTTGAAACATGCAATGGAAGAGGTCACGCGTATCTCTAAAAATGAAGATGGTACATTTCAGATTTCTTTAGCTGGTGGAAAAAGTGAACAGGCAAAAAGTGTGATTGTTTGCACAGGAAGCACTCCTAAAAAAGCTAATTTTGAAGGTGAAGCAGAATTGTTTGGTAAAGGTGTTAGTACCTGTGCAACATGTGATGGCTTTTTTTATAAAAACAGAGAAGTTGTAGCATTGGGTGGTGGTGATACCGCTTTAGAAGAGGCTCTTTATCTTTCACATATTTGCTCAAAAGTCTATTTAGTTCACAGACGTGATACGTTCAGAGCAAGCCCAAGTACGATTGAAAAAGTTAAGAATAATCCAAAAATAGAGCTTGTTTTAAATGTAACCGTTAAAAAAGCGTACGGTGATAAAATGGGCTTAAATGGCATTATTGTCGTAGATGATGCAGGTAAGGAAAGAGATATCGCAGTGCCAGGTGTCTTTGTTTTTGTTGGAATGAATGTGAATAATGCTATTTTAAAGCAAGAAGATGGAAGCTTTTTATGTGAAATAGATGAAAATGGTAATGTTGTTGTAGACCTAAATATGAAAACATCTGTCAAAGGACTTTTTGCTGCAGGCGACTTACGAATAAAGGCTTCAAAACAAGTAGTGTGTGCTGCGGGTGATGGCGCAACTGCTGGTATCCAAGCGTTAGAATATGTGAACCATTAA
- a CDS encoding DUF2393 family protein, producing the protein MARRSSVASLFLIIFALLMLVIAPFLIKMKLGELLRATSTEVTMAKKLTFSASFIVEGNIYNNSNKDFTLCLIHTSIIKQTDAQGLKAYINMLKPIAKQSILVRQDLPKEGVMEFQSVFDNYNYSDDVNATLKAECY; encoded by the coding sequence ATTGCCAGACGATCATCGGTTGCATCACTTTTTCTCATTATTTTTGCACTTCTCATGTTAGTCATCGCCCCCTTTCTTATTAAAATGAAATTAGGTGAACTACTCCGAGCAACAAGTACGGAGGTCACTATGGCAAAAAAATTAACTTTCTCGGCCTCTTTTATCGTTGAAGGAAATATCTATAATAACTCCAATAAAGATTTTACACTCTGCTTGATACATACCTCTATTATTAAACAAACAGATGCACAAGGGTTAAAAGCCTATATCAACATGTTAAAACCTATTGCCAAACAGTCGATATTAGTTAGACAAGATCTTCCTAAAGAAGGCGTTATGGAATTCCAAAGTGTTTTCGATAATTACAATTATAGTGACGATGTTAACGCAACACTAAAAGCAGAATGCTACTAA
- the rsmI gene encoding 16S rRNA (cytidine(1402)-2'-O)-methyltransferase, producing the protein MIYFIPTPIGNLDDISVRSLKLLAECKTLFCEDTRITKRLLSLLSQRHNIEFQIKNFISMHSHNENTVLSTIDKKIFEESVGYLSDAGMPGISDPGAALVRFCQENALPYEILPGANAALLAYVTSGIETHQFLFYGFLSHKGMDRQNELFEVLNSPYAVILYESPHRIEKLIEELAQFAPNRKIFAIKEATKLYEKRFLGTSLEVQQASKTANLKGEWVIVITPEMQQGGEAITKEDLIDLDLPPKQKAKLLSKLTGESIKEWYTKLQK; encoded by the coding sequence TTGATCTATTTCATTCCTACCCCCATAGGAAACTTAGACGACATCTCCGTTAGAAGCCTTAAACTTCTAGCGGAGTGCAAAACCCTTTTCTGCGAAGATACACGAATTACCAAAAGACTTCTCTCTCTTCTTTCCCAACGACATAACATAGAATTTCAAATCAAAAACTTTATTTCCATGCATTCACATAACGAAAATACCGTTCTTTCTACGATTGATAAAAAAATCTTTGAAGAGAGTGTAGGTTATTTAAGTGATGCAGGAATGCCAGGTATTAGTGATCCAGGAGCTGCGTTGGTGCGTTTTTGCCAAGAAAATGCTCTTCCTTACGAAATTCTCCCCGGTGCGAATGCAGCGTTACTTGCTTATGTTACAAGCGGTATTGAAACACATCAGTTTTTGTTTTATGGTTTTTTATCGCATAAAGGAATGGATCGCCAAAACGAGCTTTTTGAAGTATTGAATTCCCCTTACGCTGTGATTTTGTATGAATCCCCACATCGTATTGAAAAACTGATCGAAGAGTTAGCCCAGTTTGCCCCCAATCGTAAAATATTTGCGATCAAAGAAGCAACAAAACTGTATGAAAAACGCTTTTTAGGAACCTCTTTAGAGGTGCAACAAGCATCTAAAACTGCTAATCTCAAAGGTGAATGGGTTATTGTCATTACCCCTGAAATGCAACAAGGTGGCGAAGCCATTACCAAAGAAGATTTGATTGATCTTGACCTTCCTCCCAAACAAAAAGCAAAACTTCTCTCTAAACTCACAGGCGAAAGCATTAAAGAGTGGTACACTAAACTTCAAAAGTAA
- the trxA gene encoding thioredoxin, giving the protein MGKYLELNASNFDSTVAEGVALVDFWAPWCGPCRMIAPVIDELAGDFDGKAKICKVNTDEEQDVAIKYGIRSIPTILFFKNGELVDQMIGASSKQVLTDKVNSLL; this is encoded by the coding sequence ATGGGAAAATATCTAGAGTTAAATGCATCAAATTTTGATAGTACAGTAGCCGAAGGCGTAGCTTTAGTAGACTTTTGGGCACCTTGGTGTGGACCTTGTCGTATGATCGCTCCAGTTATTGATGAATTAGCAGGCGATTTTGATGGTAAAGCAAAAATTTGTAAAGTCAATACTGACGAAGAGCAAGATGTTGCTATTAAATATGGCATCAGGTCAATTCCAACGATTCTTTTCTTTAAAAACGGTGAGTTAGTGGATCAAATGATTGGTGCATCATCCAAACAAGTTTTAACTGACAAAGTTAATTCTCTTCTTTAA
- a CDS encoding TIGR01212 family radical SAM protein (This family includes YhcC from E. coli K-12, an uncharacterized radical SAM protein.) — protein sequence MREILTAGRYFKRKFGEKVYKIPISISGFTCPNIDGTVARGGCVFCENESFSPNLEHNQPKRFFLSPTSENPYLEFQLLQLEAQYKKTKVALTKKFGAQKFIVYFQSFTNTYAPLETLRALYTKALSFEGVVGLSIGTRTDSINEEVIAYLAELSKEHEIWIEYGVQSSSDETLKRINRGHDSANIEKYIALTRQYGLKMCAHVIFGLPGETPQMALESVKFALNLGVHSFKFHPLYVVKRTALANDFKKGEFMPISEECYIQSLIEAIKLLPEDVMLQRVSAGIEDETLLSPSWCYTKHQQMFNIRKALKQEGFIY from the coding sequence ATGCGCGAGATTTTAACCGCAGGACGGTACTTTAAGAGAAAATTTGGGGAAAAAGTCTATAAAATTCCCATTTCTATCTCTGGCTTTACATGTCCAAATATCGATGGTACCGTAGCACGTGGGGGTTGTGTTTTTTGTGAAAACGAATCATTCAGCCCTAACTTAGAGCACAACCAACCCAAACGATTTTTCCTGAGTCCTACATCAGAAAATCCTTATTTAGAGTTTCAACTTCTTCAATTAGAAGCGCAATATAAAAAGACAAAAGTTGCACTGACTAAAAAATTTGGTGCTCAGAAATTTATTGTCTATTTTCAATCTTTTACCAATACTTACGCGCCGCTTGAGACACTTAGAGCGCTTTATACCAAGGCACTCAGTTTTGAAGGTGTCGTAGGACTTAGTATTGGGACACGTACTGATAGTATCAATGAAGAGGTTATTGCTTATTTAGCAGAGCTTTCAAAAGAGCATGAGATTTGGATTGAGTATGGTGTTCAATCCTCTTCGGATGAGACATTAAAGCGAATAAACCGTGGGCATGATAGTGCTAATATTGAAAAATACATTGCTTTAACGCGTCAGTATGGACTTAAAATGTGTGCACATGTTATTTTTGGACTACCGGGTGAAACACCTCAAATGGCATTGGAGAGTGTTAAATTTGCACTTAATCTAGGCGTTCACTCCTTTAAATTTCACCCTTTGTATGTGGTGAAACGAACGGCACTTGCCAATGATTTTAAAAAAGGCGAGTTTATGCCTATCTCTGAAGAGTGTTATATTCAATCTTTGATTGAAGCGATTAAACTTTTACCCGAAGATGTAATGCTGCAACGTGTGAGCGCGGGTATTGAAGATGAGACACTGCTTTCTCCTTCATGGTGTTATACCAAGCATCAGCAGATGTTTAATATACGAAAAGCACTCAAACAAGAAGGATTTATTTATTAA
- a CDS encoding LL-diaminopimelate aminotransferase, with protein sequence MFDEIRFNTIDRLPGYVFAQINDLKLAARHAGDDIIDFSMGNPDGRTPQHIIDKLVESAQKDGTHGYSVSKGIYKLRLAICNWYARKYGVTLDPNTEAVATLGSKEGFVHLAQAIMNPGDVAVVPDPAYPIHAYAFMIAGGNVHKFGIDYNEKYELDKEQFFTKLKKVFKESAPKPKFVVVNFPHNPTCVTTDVSFYEELVAYAKEERFYIISDIAYADLSFDGYETPSIFQVEGAKDVAVECYTLSKSYNMAGWRVGFVVGNKKLVGALQKIKSWFDYGMFTPIQVASTVALDGPQECVDEIRATYKKRRDVLVESFNNAGWPMEKPQSTMFVWAKIPKVAAHLGSMEFAKQLLQEAKIAVSPGIGFGESGEGYVRIALIENENRIRQAARNVKKYLKSLEGLQE encoded by the coding sequence ATGTTTGATGAGATTAGATTTAATACAATAGATAGATTACCAGGGTATGTTTTCGCCCAAATTAATGACCTAAAATTAGCAGCTCGCCATGCCGGTGATGATATTATTGACTTTTCAATGGGAAATCCTGATGGAAGAACGCCACAGCATATTATTGATAAGCTTGTAGAGTCTGCTCAAAAAGACGGTACACATGGTTATTCGGTTAGTAAAGGTATCTATAAATTACGTTTAGCGATTTGTAATTGGTATGCACGTAAATATGGGGTTACGCTCGATCCTAACACTGAAGCTGTCGCAACACTTGGTAGTAAAGAGGGTTTTGTGCATTTAGCACAAGCCATTATGAACCCAGGCGATGTAGCCGTTGTTCCTGATCCTGCTTATCCAATCCATGCGTATGCTTTTATGATTGCAGGTGGAAATGTTCACAAATTTGGAATTGATTATAATGAGAAATATGAACTTGATAAAGAGCAATTTTTTACAAAATTGAAAAAAGTGTTTAAAGAATCAGCTCCAAAACCAAAATTTGTCGTTGTTAACTTTCCACATAACCCAACCTGTGTAACAACCGATGTCTCTTTTTATGAAGAGCTGGTCGCTTATGCTAAAGAAGAACGCTTTTATATTATTAGTGATATTGCTTATGCGGATCTTTCTTTTGATGGCTATGAAACACCATCTATCTTTCAAGTAGAAGGTGCTAAAGATGTCGCTGTTGAGTGTTATACACTCTCTAAAAGCTACAATATGGCAGGTTGGCGTGTTGGTTTTGTTGTGGGTAACAAAAAACTTGTTGGTGCACTTCAAAAAATCAAATCATGGTTTGACTATGGTATGTTTACCCCAATTCAAGTGGCTTCAACCGTTGCTCTTGATGGCCCACAAGAGTGTGTTGATGAAATTCGCGCAACGTATAAAAAACGTCGAGATGTTTTAGTCGAGAGCTTTAACAATGCGGGCTGGCCAATGGAAAAACCACAATCAACCATGTTCGTATGGGCAAAAATCCCAAAAGTTGCTGCACATTTAGGGAGTATGGAATTTGCAAAACAACTGCTTCAGGAAGCCAAAATTGCAGTGAGCCCAGGTATTGGTTTTGGTGAGAGTGGTGAAGGATATGTCAGAATTGCACTCATCGAAAATGAGAACAGAATACGCCAAGCAGCACGTAATGTGAAGAAGTATTTGAAAAGTTTAGAAGGCTTACAGGAATGA
- a CDS encoding DUF2393 domain-containing protein: MTYFTILHWFAMIILLLVFILVITLTIRNHDGKSSLLAPILATFFVLGIFAIFTIYGLDKYTKIARLENVVQKKVLINESFSISGQIRNIGNFTIGSCVLEVKVANELSDTTGSESIVFAPKSVFDNLFSKESIYSVDTTKEFVIAENLHTGEMRNFTVFMRYPPSFAKPYTRYELYCH, encoded by the coding sequence TTGACTTATTTTACAATACTTCATTGGTTCGCCATGATTATACTTCTCTTAGTTTTTATTTTGGTTATTACGCTGACTATCCGTAATCATGATGGAAAATCTTCATTGCTTGCACCTATTCTTGCCACATTCTTTGTTTTAGGCATTTTCGCTATCTTTACAATCTATGGACTCGATAAATACACTAAAATTGCGCGACTCGAAAATGTAGTACAAAAAAAAGTGTTGATCAATGAGTCTTTTTCTATTTCTGGGCAAATCCGCAATATTGGCAACTTTACAATAGGATCATGTGTTTTAGAAGTCAAGGTTGCAAATGAATTGAGCGATACCACAGGCAGCGAGTCCATCGTATTCGCACCTAAATCGGTATTTGACAATCTCTTTAGTAAAGAGTCTATTTATTCAGTAGATACAACGAAAGAATTTGTGATTGCAGAAAATCTTCATACAGGAGAAATGCGTAACTTTACTGTCTTTATGCGCTATCCACCCTCTTTTGCAAAACCTTATACGCGCTATGAGCTTTACTGCCACTAA
- a CDS encoding homoserine dehydrogenase, with translation MIKVGIIGVGTVGSHVIKILQENEDIITARSGKKIVPIIGVVKDITKKRDVNIPLSSNVDDVLENPDVDVVVELMGGVDEAYKIVTRALKNKKAVVTANKALLAYHRYELRDLAGNTPIGYEASVAGGIPIIKALREGLSANHIDAIKGIMNGTCNFILTKMMNEKAEFADVLKEAQALGYAEADPTFDVGGFDAAHKLLILASIAYGIDVKPEEILIEGIEHINSEDIYFAKEFGYNIKLLTIAKKSGDQVELRVHPALVPIKQMIAKVDGVMNGISVIGDRVGETMYYGPGAGGSATASAVVSDLIDIARHTQNSPMLGFIKPLEKSGLTLMNKDDICTQYYIRVTVADKIGVLSKISEILGKHTISISSFLQKQDANREESAVLLFSTHTCKESDIQKALQELSQLEFIELKPAMIRIES, from the coding sequence ATGATCAAAGTAGGAATTATTGGTGTAGGAACTGTTGGTAGCCATGTTATTAAGATTTTACAAGAAAATGAAGATATCATCACAGCACGCAGTGGCAAAAAAATTGTTCCTATCATCGGTGTCGTTAAAGATATAACAAAAAAAAGGGATGTTAACATCCCTTTGAGCAGTAATGTGGATGATGTTTTAGAAAACCCAGATGTCGATGTTGTGGTTGAATTAATGGGTGGTGTGGATGAAGCCTATAAAATTGTAACACGTGCTCTTAAAAATAAAAAAGCCGTTGTCACAGCTAACAAAGCACTTCTAGCATACCATCGCTATGAGTTGCGTGATCTTGCTGGCAATACTCCTATTGGGTATGAAGCCAGTGTTGCGGGTGGAATTCCTATCATTAAAGCACTTCGCGAAGGGTTAAGTGCTAATCATATTGATGCTATTAAAGGCATTATGAATGGTACATGTAATTTCATTTTAACCAAGATGATGAATGAAAAAGCAGAATTTGCAGATGTTCTGAAAGAAGCACAAGCTTTAGGCTATGCAGAGGCTGATCCGACCTTTGATGTAGGTGGATTTGATGCAGCACATAAACTGCTTATTTTAGCCAGCATTGCTTACGGAATTGATGTCAAGCCTGAAGAGATTTTGATTGAGGGCATTGAGCATATCAACAGTGAAGACATCTATTTTGCAAAAGAATTTGGCTACAACATTAAACTCCTTACCATTGCTAAAAAAAGTGGTGATCAAGTAGAACTTCGTGTACATCCAGCACTTGTTCCGATCAAGCAGATGATAGCAAAAGTTGATGGCGTGATGAACGGTATTAGTGTTATTGGTGATCGTGTGGGTGAGACGATGTATTATGGACCTGGAGCTGGAGGAAGTGCTACCGCAAGTGCTGTTGTTTCAGACCTTATCGACATTGCAAGGCATACACAAAATTCACCCATGTTAGGCTTTATTAAGCCGCTTGAAAAAAGTGGTTTGACACTGATGAATAAAGATGACATTTGCACACAGTATTATATTCGTGTAACGGTAGCTGATAAAATAGGTGTTCTCTCAAAAATCTCTGAAATTTTAGGTAAGCATACTATTTCTATTAGCAGTTTCTTACAAAAACAAGATGCAAACAGAGAAGAGAGTGCGGTCTTACTTTTCTCAACCCATACATGTAAAGAGAGCGATATTCAAAAAGCACTTCAAGAACTAAGTCAGTTAGAGTTTATAGAACTTAAACCAGCAATGATACGCATTGAGTCCTAA